The Parafrankia discariae genome includes a window with the following:
- the scpB gene encoding SMC-Scp complex subunit ScpB translates to MSADSTNGPVGAAGSAGTDGPTGTGTSAGPNGSAGAVPAPRSPGPRVSSAPPAGDRPSDSALVEAVLTVAEHPVGVAEFATALDIPARRVEALLAELAAQYERDGRGFRLRHVGRGWRLYTADECAPWVERFVLAGQSARLSQAALETLAIVAYQQPVSRGRISAVRGVSADGVIRTLTARNLVEECGHDHESGAILYRTTDYFLERMGLRDLDELPPLAPLLPGVDDVDDIVAS, encoded by the coding sequence GGCACCGACGGGCCCACCGGCACGGGCACGTCCGCCGGCCCGAACGGATCGGCGGGGGCGGTTCCCGCGCCCCGGTCGCCGGGCCCGCGGGTATCGTCGGCTCCGCCCGCGGGCGACCGGCCGTCCGACAGCGCGCTCGTCGAGGCCGTCCTGACCGTGGCGGAGCACCCGGTCGGCGTGGCCGAGTTCGCCACCGCGCTCGACATCCCGGCCCGGCGGGTCGAGGCGCTGCTCGCCGAGCTCGCCGCGCAGTACGAGCGGGACGGGCGCGGCTTCCGGCTGCGCCACGTCGGCCGGGGCTGGCGGCTGTACACGGCCGACGAGTGCGCGCCGTGGGTCGAGCGCTTCGTGCTGGCCGGCCAGTCCGCCCGTCTCTCCCAGGCCGCGCTGGAGACGCTGGCGATCGTCGCCTACCAGCAGCCGGTCAGCCGTGGCCGGATCTCCGCGGTGCGCGGGGTCTCGGCCGACGGCGTCATCCGCACCCTCACCGCCCGCAACCTCGTCGAGGAATGCGGCCACGACCACGAGTCGGGAGCCATCCTGTACCGCACCACCGACTACTTCCTGGAACGCATGGGCCTGCGCGACCTGGACGAACTGCCCCCGCTGGCACCCCTGCTGCCGGGTGTGGACGATGTCGATGACATCGTGGCGTCATGA
- a CDS encoding pseudouridine synthase, translating to MNGTESESPGARHRDPASEGIRLQKVLASAGIGSRRHNEELIDSGRVRVDGEVVREQGRRVDPETAVIEVDGERVVTRTGLVHLALNKPRGVLSAMSDDRGRPTIADFLTEFGSVGLFHVGRLDGDSEGLLLVTNDGDLAHRLTHPSFGVPKTYLVEISGPVRRDVPRRLRSGVTLEDGPVSVDAARIVDIAASRVMMELTLHEGRKHVVRRMMEAVGHPVHRLVRVSFGPVTLGTLRAGRARHLTRHEVGALYKATGL from the coding sequence ATGAACGGCACCGAATCCGAGTCCCCCGGCGCCCGCCACCGGGACCCGGCGTCCGAGGGCATCCGCCTGCAGAAGGTGCTGGCCTCCGCCGGCATCGGCTCCCGCCGGCACAACGAGGAACTGATCGACTCCGGTCGCGTCCGGGTCGACGGCGAGGTGGTCCGCGAGCAGGGCCGCCGGGTCGACCCGGAGACGGCGGTGATCGAGGTCGACGGCGAGCGGGTCGTCACCCGCACCGGGCTGGTGCACCTGGCGCTGAACAAGCCGCGCGGTGTGCTGTCGGCGATGTCCGACGACCGCGGCCGGCCGACCATCGCCGACTTCCTCACCGAGTTCGGCTCCGTCGGCCTGTTCCACGTCGGCCGGCTGGACGGCGACAGCGAGGGCCTGCTGCTCGTCACCAACGACGGCGATCTCGCCCACCGGCTCACCCACCCGTCCTTCGGCGTGCCGAAGACCTACCTGGTCGAGATCAGCGGCCCGGTCCGCCGCGACGTCCCACGCCGGCTGCGCTCGGGGGTCACCCTGGAGGACGGCCCCGTGTCGGTCGACGCCGCCCGGATCGTCGACATCGCCGCGTCCCGGGTCATGATGGAACTGACCCTGCACGAGGGCCGCAAGCACGTGGTGCGCCGCATGATGGAGGCCGTGGGGCACCCGGTGCACCGCCTCGTCCGGGTCTCGTTCGGCCCGGTGACGCTCGGCACGCTGCGGGCCGGCCGGGCCCGCCATCTCACCCGGCATGAGGTGGGGGCGCTCTACAAGGCGACCGGGCTGTGA